One region of Drosophila subobscura isolate 14011-0131.10 chromosome J, UCBerk_Dsub_1.0, whole genome shotgun sequence genomic DNA includes:
- the LOC117893305 gene encoding UNC93-like protein, with amino-acid sequence MNNERRRSSAATEFLEVVVRPKKYYKVKHPQEQSDRGKIIVSSGERWRILKNVAIISVAMMTQYVAYQGTLNLQSSLNAKDGLGTIALSCIYLSMGVSCLILPTIMIRMLTCKWTLVIGMAAFIPYIALQLYSRFYTLIPAGILLGVAAAPMWAAHATYLTQISQIYAIITSSEMDAVITLFFGIFFFAWQNADTIGNLMSSLALQAPEEQPGKPRNI; translated from the exons aTGAATAACGAGCGGCGTCGCTCCTCTGCGGCAACAGAATTCCTGGAGGTTGTGGTGCGGCCCAAGAAATATTATAAAGTAAAGCATCCTCAAGAGCAGTCCGATCGTGGCAAAATTATCGTTAGTTCTGGCGAGAGGTGGCGCATACTCAAAAATGTGGCCATCATCTCCGTGGCCATGATGACGCAGTACGTGGCCTATCAG GGCACCCTGAACCTGCAGTCCTCGCTGAATGCGAAAGATGGTCTGGGCACCATTGCACTCTCCTGCATCTACCTCTCGATGGGCGTCTCCTGCCTGATCCTGCCCACCATCATGATACGCATGCTGACCTGCAAGTGGACATTGGTCATTGGCATGGCCGCCTTCATACCCTACATAGCCCTGCAGCTGTACTCGCG CTTCTACACACTCATTCCGGCGGGCATTCTGCTGGGCGTGGCTGCTGCCCCCATGTGGGCCGCCCATGCCACGTATCTCACGCAGATCAGTCAGATTTATGCGATTATAACCTCATCGGAGATGGATGCCGTGATCACGCTGTTCTTTGGGATCTTCTTCTTTGCCTGGCAGAATGCGGACACCATTGGCAATCTGATGTCCAGTTTGG